The Paenibacillus sp. G2S3 region TAACTACGTCCTGACTGAGAATCAAACATTGAATGTCAGTTTTACCTTTATCGAAAGTATCAAAATGATTTTAAAAGTTTAAAGCTTTTAACTTTAACATGATTTTACAACCATTCCCAATATCCGTCAATCCATAAACTGCAGCCAAACTTAATATTTCTAAACCTAAATCGTCGGGAATAACAAAGTCTTTTCGGAGGATATAATCGCTTAAGGAAATATCATTATTCAAGAACCACAACAAAAAACCTTCCCTCACCCCTAGAGGTGGAGAAGGCTTAAACGCGTCACTTCCGAAGACATGGCCAGCTATATTTTCAGCTCCCCAAGCTTGATCAGCTCGACAACCGCTTGTGAACGGCCTTTAACGTTTAATTTTTGCATTACATTGGAGATGTGGTTCCGAACTGTTTTTTCGCTGATAAATAATAAACCAGCGATATCACGAGTCGTTTTGTCCTGCACGAGAAGCTCGAAAACTTCGCGCTCACGATGAGTCAACAGAAATTTGCTGTGGTGTTCGTTCCCCTTCAATGGTGTCACCCCTCCTTGCCCTGGGTTTGTTTGGTATAACAAGGTAAAGGGATACAGTCAAAACATATTATGTATCGATGAAGTTAATGGTGCTGTCATAACTATAAAATGGGCTTAATCATCCGAAGCTGATTACACCGCTTTAGTGAGGACATTCACCTGCAAAAGCTTGAAATTTTCCAGGATAAAATCATCTCCTTACAGGGTAAACTACAACTTGTTGTTTCTTATTAAAAGGAGGTGTACGTATGAGCAACTCGAAAAATAATCAACCTACTAAAGCAGAGGTACAAACTACGAAATTAAACAAATTTCCACTAGTTGGTAAATTTGAACCTGAATTTTCTGCTGAGGAGGCTGCAGAAGTATTCAAAAATCAACCCTCTACAGAACATGAATCCCATAATGAACAATAAAATAAAGACGACCTGCCGCTTCAACAGTGTATTCACGGTCTCCTTCTGATGCTTTCGGACCCAGATGACGTTATTTGCAAATTTATCGCCTTTTGAGCTAAGTTTCGGACTCCAATGCAGCTACTCCTCAGAAAGAGGTCAATATTTGGTGTTTTTCAGGCCAATAGCGACTATAGGGTCCGATAGCGATCCAAAACTCGAAAAATGCTGCATTTAAGGTCATCTGTGTCCTTCAACTGCTGTGTACGCGCAAATAAATGATCTATACAAACGATGCCTCTAGTGATTTAGATCATATTAGGTCCACACAGAAGGATAACTCTGCAGTTTATTGCATGGCATAGAGACAGTGCTTTTCTGTAACAGTACAATTGAATCATTAACCTGCTAATTCCCGAATGAGATTAGCTATATTACTACAAACTCCACTCCCATCCCAGGGAGTTTTTTTGTCGTGCAAATTATTAACTATGAAATACATCACAATTTTATATTGACAGTAAATGTATACGGACTTATGATAAATCCAGCATAAATGATAACGATTATCATTTACATATAAAAAAGGGGTGCTTCATTCAATGAAATTCACATATGCCGTGCCTGCAGGTCTACTTGCAGCCTCCATACTATTTACCGGGTGTGCCAGTAACAACAATAACAGTAATAGCAACACTAGCAATAATAACTCTGCAAATACTGCTGCTAACAGTACCAAGGCAACAAATACATCTGATACTACTACAGCAACTACTGCCGACTTTACATCAGCGGTTGAGCAATATCGTACATATGTCATCGAGCAATGTGATGAATTTGTAAAGCAAACAGAAAATTTCACAAACGCAGTTAAAGAAGCAAAGATTGAGGATGCGAAGGCACTTTATGCGCCAGCCCGCATGTATTACGAACGAATTGAGCCGATTGCAGAAGCACTGGGTGATTTGGATCCAAATATTGATGCCCGCGAGAATGACGTAGATGCTGCTGAATGGCGCGGCTTCCATAAGCTTGAGAAAGCGCTCTGGCAGGATAACACAACCAAAGATATGACCGAAGTTGCTGACCAATTATTGAAAGATGCCCAGCTTCTGCGTGCAAAAGTAGAGACCGTAGAGATCGATGCCAATCTGCTCGTTACTGGTGCTGTGGAACTGCTTAATGAGGTTTCTTCTTCTAAAGTAACAGGTGAGGAAGAACGTTACTCCCACACAGATCTGTATGATTTCGTCGCTAATGTTGAAGGCGCCCAAAAGATATACGAGCTGTTAAAGCCTGAACTGGCGAAAAAAGATGCTGAGCTAGAAAAAACAATTGGTGAACGGTTCGCAGCCTTGCAAGCCGAGCTTGCTCCTTTCAAATCTGGAGATGGATATGTTTCCTATAAAGAGCTGAAAGAAGAAGATGTGCGTAAGTTGAGTCAGAATTTGGATGCCTTGGCTGAGCCATTGTCCAACATGGGAACTATTCTAGGAGTGTGAACATCATGAATAAGCACAACAAATTCACCGGTTTACCAGCGAATGCTGAGGGTGTCCCTCTCAATGAAGAATCCAAGAGCAATCCTATATTAGATAAAAAACTAAGCCGCCGCGATATGCTGCGGCTTACTGGCGCCACTAGCCTTGGTCTGCTATTAGGTGGAGGAGGTGTTGGCGGAATTATGGCTGCGCGTAATGCCGTAGCTGAGCCAACAGTAGCTTCCCAAAGTGATTCCATTCCTTTTTACGGGAGTCATCAGGCCGGCATTCTAACCCCTGCGCAGAATTTTATTTACTTCGCAGCCTTTGATCTCACCACAACGAAGCTATCCGATGTAAAAAAGCTAATGCAAGCATGGACAACTGCCGCAGCTTCTCTTACTACTGGCAGCCTCATTGGCGACGTCAATGACAATCCTAATCTACCACCCTCCGATACAGGTGAAGTGGATGGTTTAAACCCTTCACGCTGTACGCTTACCTTTGGTGTCGGACCTTCTTTTTTTGACAACAGATTCGGTTTATCTTCCAAGCGTCCAACTCTATTAGCCGATCTTCCTGCATTTACGGGAGATAACCTGGATCCTAAGTGGTGTGGTGGAGATATTTGTGTTCAAGCCTGTGCTGATGATCTGCAGGTGGCCTTCCATGCTATCCGCAATCTGGCACGTATCGCCCGTGGCACAGCCGTACTCCGCTGGACACAGGAAGGCTTCCAGCGCACAGGAACAGCAGATCCTAAGGGAGCCACGCCGCGTAATCTTCTAGGTTTTAAAGACGGCACAGGAAATCCAGATACTACGAACGAAGCAGAAATGAACGAAGTGGTCTGGAACAGCAGCGGTGACGGTCCTTCATGGATGAGCGGCGGCACTTATATGGCAGTTCGCCGTGTACGTTTCCGAATCGAGGTCTGGGACCGTTCCTCTCTAAGCGATCAAGAAGCTACCTTTGGACGTCATCGCCATACCGGAGCACCTATCGGTGCAAAGGATGAATTTGATGATCTGAATCTGAAAGCGGCTGATGCATCCGGGAAGCCGATCATTCCACCGGATTCACATTCTGCCTTAGCCCATGGTGACGGCACAGTCAAAATGCTGCGCCGCTCCTACTCCATTTCCAGCGGATTAGATATCGCAACAGGTCAACTCGATGCAGGATTATTATTCATCAGCTTTCAACGGGATTTAATGAAGCAATTTGTTGCGATCCAGCAGCTCCTCTCGAAAAGCGATCGGCTAAACGAATATATGACTCATACAGGCAGTGCGGTATTTGCCTGCTTCCCAGGTATTCGCAAAGGCGGCTACATCGGGGAAGCCCTTTTAGGCTAAGCCAGCCCTAATTTTCCAATCGAATGTTCCTGTCCATTATTGAAAGGGGATTATCCCGATGTACTCTCTTAATAAACGGCTGCTATCGAAGGCAGCCGTACTGATTCTGTTTAGCATCATATGTATACTGATGCTATCTAACCCGGCGGCGCGCGCGGAGGGCGATGGCTCGGTCGACGAGCTGCTGCCGCCAGTCGGCAGCGCGCTCGTCGAAGCCGGCCAGAGCCGCTGGGACGCGGCCGCCGCCGATGTAGAAGCGTTCGCTGCGCTATGGCGCACCGCGAACGCGAACACGCCGGACCCGGCACTTGCCGGTCCGGCAGCCGCTGTTGACGCCGCGCTTGCAGACGCGGCGGCGGCCTTGCGGCGGGCGATGGTGCGCCCGCCAAAACGGCACTGTCCACGCTCGCAGAAGCGTGGACGCGTATGTCACCGCCGCCTCCGGCACGGACGGCGGTGACACTGGAGCCGCCGGCCAAGAGACGGCGGCGAAGCTGCTGCCCGCGGCGGAGCGCACGCGGGATGCGGCGCGCAGCGCCGACTGGAGCGCGGCAGCGGCAGCGTACCGCGACATCGTCAGCGGATGGAAGCCGGCAGAGCGCAACATCCGGGCCGACAATTCCGCCGTCTACAGCTTGCTGGAGACGAAGATAAGCCTGCTGCGCATCGCGCTGCAGGCAGAACCGCTCCGCGAGGAGTCGGCGAAATCAGAAGCAGAAGCCTTATATCAGCTGCTTGCTGATTACAGTGAAGGCAAAGCAATAGATGCTGGCGATACTTCCGGTAAACCAGCATCTATTGAAGGACTGATCAGCCATCTCAACAAAGCTTCTTCCACCGCCAAAGCAGGCAACAGCGCAGAAGCAGCAAATATCATGGAACAATTCATCGTAGATTGGCCCTCTGCTGAAGGACAAGTACAAATTGCTTCTCCGGCGGTCTATAACAATATTGAGAACGAAAGTGCAGCGGTCACTGGCTATCTGCTCTCTAATCCACCTAAGTTAGATCAAGCCTTAAAGATCATGGATAATATGGTCTCTGAGCTAACTCCTTTGGCTGGTGAGACAACCTATAATGCTTGGGATGCTGCGCTAATTCTACTGCGTGAAGGACTGGAGGCGATCCTCGTATTGTCTGCCCTTCTTGCCTACCTGAAGCGTGATGGCAACACCAAAGCACAGAAATGGATCTGGTCTGGCGCAGCTATAGGACTTGTAGCGAGTATCGGATTAGCCGTTCTGCTCACCTATACCATTTCCCGCGCGGCATCTGGTGGAGCACGTGAGATGATTGAAGGCATCACGGGTCTTGTTGCTGTAATCATGATGCTTACCATTGGACGCTGGCTGCATAGCAAATCAAATACCGCGAATTGGAACAACTATGTTGGTCGGCAAGTGGATGGAGCGTTAGCCAAGGGTAATCTCTGGTCATTATCTTCCGTAGCAGCGCTTGCGATTTTACGCGAAGGTGCAGAAACCACTATTTTTTATGTAGGGATGGCCCCTTCCATTAAAGTGTCTCAATTGCTGCTAGGGATCGGAAGTGCTCTAGTGATTCTAGGGATTGTAGGTTACGCAATTATTGCCTTGAGTGCGAAATTGCCGATTGCCGCCTTCTTCCGTACAGCTACACTACTTATTTACTATTTAGTGTTCCGCTTTCTTGGAGAGAGCATTCACTCCCTTCAAGTCGCCGGGAAACTTCCCGCTCATGTACAGGATGGGTTACCTTCTATTAGCTGGCTCGGGATGTATCCAACTTGGGAAACATTAGTTCCTCAGTTGCTTGTCCTTGCGTTTATTGTGTGGGAAATGCTGCGGAATAGAGCACCGAAAGCGTCACAAACTGTATAGCAACAAAGAAAAAAACGGTTGTCATCTTTTAACGATGACAACCGTTTTTTGTAGATTTTAAATGAAGCCGATCCTATGACCTTTGCATTAGAAAATGAAATTAGATGTACCGGTCCGTCACGCCCTTTAGGTTACGCCGGTTTAGTCCGGTAATCCCTTGCAATTACAGTCTAATTTATGAAATGGATTCCATAGCAAGCTTTTTATTTGCGAGGTAATTTACGGACGATATGATAGAATAAAAAGACTATATACTACACACAAGCACCAAAGGGAGGCTGTTGTTCTCGAATGGCTAATATAAAAGAAATCGCTCGTATGGCTGGTGTTTCCGTGACAACGGTCTCGCGAGTACTCAATAATCATCCTTATGTAAGTGAAGCCAAAAGAACCGCTGTCCTTAATACGATTGAAAAATTAAACTACACGCGTAATATGAACGCCGTACATCTAATTACTGGCCGTACCCAAGCCATTGCAGTTATTATCCCTAACATCAACCTTTTTTATTTCTCTGTAATTATTGAAGGCTTAGCTCAAGAAGCGCTGCTAGCGCATTACCGACTAATTCTGTGCCAGACCGATTATCGTCATGAAGAAGAGCTCAAGGTACTGGAGATGCTGCGCAACAAAGAAATTGACGGCGTGGTAATTGTATCTACGAGAATGAGCTCAGAAGTCATTGAAGAATATACAGCGTATGGCCCAATAGTAATCTGCCAAGATAGAGGTGAATGTCGCTTCTCTTCCGTGTATATTGAGCATTATTCTGCTTTTCGTTCCGGCCTCCAGTACTTGAGTGATAAGGGGTACCAACAGATCGGTTACTGTGAAGGCAAACAGCACGGCAGTAGTAGTTCCATCCGACAAATTGCCTTTAATGACTTTTTAGCCGCTACAGGACAGCCTTTTCATGAAGGATGGATGATGTATGACTGTATGAATGAAGAGGATGGTGGGCGTGTACTGCACGAACTGCTGAAAATGAAGAAGCGGCCCAATGCCCTGATTATAACAGGCGATCATGTAGCAGCCGGTCTGATCATCGAAGCGTGGAAGAACGGGATCCGTATTCCTGAGGATCTGGCGGTCATCGGATTTGACGACCAGCCGATCGGACGAGCTTTGGGTCTCACCACCATAGATAACCAGTTGTCCGAAATGGGCGTTACAGCTTTTCGGATCATTTATGATCAGATCCAGAATAACGATAGACATCCGGTACACCATAAGCTTGAGTATCGCATTATTGAACGTTCTACGGTATAGTACGATTCAGATGTTGTTCAAAAACGGTCCACTTCGCAGTCTTCTGTGAGTGGGCTGTTTTTAATTCTCACATATTATCCTTTTTTTATTCATTTTTCCCCCTTGCATCCGGAATGATTTTGTTTTATTCTGATTATGAAAATAATTTTCTTATTTCAAGATATAATTTTAAAAATAATTTTAAAAAAAGTTTCATTAGAAGTCGAGGTGGATTGATGTCCCCAATTTTGTATGCACTCGAGCACGAAAAGTCCAAGCTCTCACAAATGGAGCGCAAGCTGGCGGAACGGATCCTGTCATCACCAGGTGAAATTGTTCATATGGGTATCACAGAACTCGCGGAGCAATGCGGTATTAGTCCTGCTACCATCACACGTTTTTGTAAGGTTCTGCATTTCAAGGGTTTTCCAGATTTCAAAGTAAAGCTAGCGGCTGAGATTGCTCATAGCGATGCAGCACCTCAGGATGGTGGTTCTTCTTATCAGGATATTGTTGCAGGCAACCCACTCTCCGTTATTGTGGAAGCGATGCAAACAAATCACCTGACATCCATCCGAGATACAACTTCACTTTTGGATTTGGAACGACTACAGGCAGCCGTTAATTTATTGTGTCAAGCACGGCGAGTGGACCTTTACGGAATGGCTACTTCCTCCATTGTTGCTCAGGATTTCTACCAAAAGCTAATCCGCATTGGCGTGAATTGTACGGCATTTGCCGATTCCCATATGCAGATTACATCTGCCTCTTCGCTATCTGAAGGCGATGTCGTTTTCGCAGTATCGTATTCCGGAGAAACCCCAGAGACCATTGATGCTTTAACCTGTGCCAAAGCCAGCGGAGCAAGCACCATCGCTCTAACCTCTTACGGCAGCAGCACCTTGGCAACTCTGGCTGATATTCCACTCTTCTCCTCTTCTCTGGAAAAAGGAATGCGACGAGGAGATATGGCCTCACGTATTGCCCAGCTACACATCATTGATATTTTGTTTACTGGAATGGTCAGCACCCGTTTTGGGGATTTTATTCCTAGACTGGAGCAATCTTATCTGAATGTCCAACATTACCGAAACAAACGAGGAGGTCAATTATAATGAATATTCTTAAGTTCAATAGTGATGAAGATTTCGTACAGACAGGTGCAAATCTTATCGCCAGCCTGCTTCAAAGCAATCCTAAAGCGGTGCTCGGTCTTGCGACCGGAAGTTCCCCAGTTGGTGTCTATGCCAAATTAGTTGAAATGCATCAAAAAGGACTTGTTAGCTTCTCGAAGGCCACTTCCTTCAATCTTGATGAGTATATCGGTTTGCCTGTCGATCACCCGCAGAGCTATCGCAGCTTCATGAATGAGCAATTATTCAATCATATTGATATTGATCTAGGACAGACACATGTCCCTAACGGCAATGCAGCAGATATGGAAGCGGAGTGCCTCGCTTACGACAAAATGCTGGAAGAGAACGGACCGGTTGACTTGCAGATCCTCGGGATTGGAAGCAACGGTCATATCGGATTCAATGAACCAGATGCCAATCTGAGCAGCAAAACTCATGTCGTTGATTTGCTTGAAGACACACGGGAAGCTAATGCCAGATTCTTCGACTCTTTAGACGATGTACCACGGCAAGCGGTCACCATGGGCATCGGCGGCATTCTGAAAGCACGCCAAATTCTTTTGTTAGTACGCGGAGCTGGCAAAGCTGAAGCTATCCGCAATGCTGTTGAAGGTCCGATTACTACCCAATGCCCTGCATCTTTGCTGCAAAGCCATCCGAATGTAATCGTCCTTGTAGATGAAGGAGCAGGAAAATGGCTGAAGTAAAGAAAGAACTAGGAAAATTACTGTTTGGTAAGGTGCTGACTCCCCAAGGATTAATTGAGCAGGGCGTGATTGCTGTATCAGGTGAGCAAATCCGTTATGCCGGTGAGGCAACATGGCTTCCAGAAGCTTACGCACATTGGCCAGCCGATGGTCAAGCTTCGGGAGACCTGCTTATTCCTGGATTTGTAGATGTACATGTACATGGTGGAGCTGGCCACGACTTTATGTACAGTGATACCGAATCTCTAAATACCATCACTAAGTTTCACAGCTCCCAAGGAACAACTACCATGCTGGCAACGACTATGACCGCTTCCAAGCCAGCCATTGATCAAGTATTTGCCGAAATAAACGCATATCGCTCCACTGAGATGCCATACACACAAATTGCGGGTATGCATTTGGAAGGACCGTTCATCAGCCCGAAATGGTCTGGCGCTCAGAACCCAGAGCATATTGTTCCTGCCAATATTGAATGGCTGGAACAATGGGAGAACGATTACCCAGGCATGATCCGGCAAGTCACATTGGCTCCGGAACGCGAAGGCGCACTCGAAGCTATTCTCTGGCTACGTAAGCATGGTATTACCGCTGCTCTCGGTCACACCGATGCATCCTTTGAAGAGGTCATTGCCGCAGCAGATGCCGGATTAAATCAAGCTGTGCATATGTTTAATGCAATGACACCACTACATCACCGCAAGCCTGGATCTGCCGGTGCCGTACTATTCGATAAGCGCATACGGGCGGAGATTATCGCCGATGGCATACATGTTCATCCTGCAGCCATCTCTATAGTGGCTAATCTAAAAAAAGATAACAATTTGTTATTAATTACAGATGCTATGTCTGCGACTGGACTTAATGATGGTGAATATACGATTGGTGATTTACCTGTGCTGGTTCAAGATGGCATCGCCACACTTAAAGATAACCCTGCTGCTTTAGCGGGTAGTACGCTTACCATGATCCGCGGCTTCCGTTATCTCATACAGGAAGTAGGGCTCAGCCTGGAAGAGGCCTCCCGTGCTGCAAGCCTTACTCCGGCGATATCCATTGGAATGGAACGTTCCATCGGTTCTTTGGAAGCCGGAAAACGCGGCGATATTCTCCGGCTTGACGCTGATTTGAATTTGCGTGGCGTATGGATTGGCGGTCGTCAAATTACCATTCAATAAAATTGTGTATAACAAAAAAACAACAGTCCTCACCTTTATGGCGAGAATTGTTGTTTTTTTGTTTATAAATCAACTCTAACTATTTATTAATAATTACGCGTTGGGAAAATTCGCTCAACCATCGTCCGGAATTCATCCACAA contains the following coding sequences:
- a CDS encoding LuxR C-terminal-related transcriptional regulator; protein product: MKGNEHHSKFLLTHREREVFELLVQDKTTRDIAGLLFISEKTVRNHISNVMQKLNVKGRSQAVVELIKLGELKI
- the efeO gene encoding iron uptake system protein EfeO, whose protein sequence is MKFTYAVPAGLLAASILFTGCASNNNNSNSNTSNNNSANTAANSTKATNTSDTTTATTADFTSAVEQYRTYVIEQCDEFVKQTENFTNAVKEAKIEDAKALYAPARMYYERIEPIAEALGDLDPNIDARENDVDAAEWRGFHKLEKALWQDNTTKDMTEVADQLLKDAQLLRAKVETVEIDANLLVTGAVELLNEVSSSKVTGEEERYSHTDLYDFVANVEGAQKIYELLKPELAKKDAELEKTIGERFAALQAELAPFKSGDGYVSYKELKEEDVRKLSQNLDALAEPLSNMGTILGV
- the efeB gene encoding iron uptake transporter deferrochelatase/peroxidase subunit, with translation MNKHNKFTGLPANAEGVPLNEESKSNPILDKKLSRRDMLRLTGATSLGLLLGGGGVGGIMAARNAVAEPTVASQSDSIPFYGSHQAGILTPAQNFIYFAAFDLTTTKLSDVKKLMQAWTTAAASLTTGSLIGDVNDNPNLPPSDTGEVDGLNPSRCTLTFGVGPSFFDNRFGLSSKRPTLLADLPAFTGDNLDPKWCGGDICVQACADDLQVAFHAIRNLARIARGTAVLRWTQEGFQRTGTADPKGATPRNLLGFKDGTGNPDTTNEAEMNEVVWNSSGDGPSWMSGGTYMAVRRVRFRIEVWDRSSLSDQEATFGRHRHTGAPIGAKDEFDDLNLKAADASGKPIIPPDSHSALAHGDGTVKMLRRSYSISSGLDIATGQLDAGLLFISFQRDLMKQFVAIQQLLSKSDRLNEYMTHTGSAVFACFPGIRKGGYIGEALLG
- a CDS encoding FTR1 family protein; this translates as MDAYVTAASGTDGGDTGAAGQETAAKLLPAAERTRDAARSADWSAAAAAYRDIVSGWKPAERNIRADNSAVYSLLETKISLLRIALQAEPLREESAKSEAEALYQLLADYSEGKAIDAGDTSGKPASIEGLISHLNKASSTAKAGNSAEAANIMEQFIVDWPSAEGQVQIASPAVYNNIENESAAVTGYLLSNPPKLDQALKIMDNMVSELTPLAGETTYNAWDAALILLREGLEAILVLSALLAYLKRDGNTKAQKWIWSGAAIGLVASIGLAVLLTYTISRAASGGAREMIEGITGLVAVIMMLTIGRWLHSKSNTANWNNYVGRQVDGALAKGNLWSLSSVAALAILREGAETTIFYVGMAPSIKVSQLLLGIGSALVILGIVGYAIIALSAKLPIAAFFRTATLLIYYLVFRFLGESIHSLQVAGKLPAHVQDGLPSISWLGMYPTWETLVPQLLVLAFIVWEMLRNRAPKASQTV
- a CDS encoding LacI family DNA-binding transcriptional regulator, whose amino-acid sequence is MANIKEIARMAGVSVTTVSRVLNNHPYVSEAKRTAVLNTIEKLNYTRNMNAVHLITGRTQAIAVIIPNINLFYFSVIIEGLAQEALLAHYRLILCQTDYRHEEELKVLEMLRNKEIDGVVIVSTRMSSEVIEEYTAYGPIVICQDRGECRFSSVYIEHYSAFRSGLQYLSDKGYQQIGYCEGKQHGSSSSIRQIAFNDFLAATGQPFHEGWMMYDCMNEEDGGRVLHELLKMKKRPNALIITGDHVAAGLIIEAWKNGIRIPEDLAVIGFDDQPIGRALGLTTIDNQLSEMGVTAFRIIYDQIQNNDRHPVHHKLEYRIIERSTV
- a CDS encoding MurR/RpiR family transcriptional regulator; this translates as MSPILYALEHEKSKLSQMERKLAERILSSPGEIVHMGITELAEQCGISPATITRFCKVLHFKGFPDFKVKLAAEIAHSDAAPQDGGSSYQDIVAGNPLSVIVEAMQTNHLTSIRDTTSLLDLERLQAAVNLLCQARRVDLYGMATSSIVAQDFYQKLIRIGVNCTAFADSHMQITSASSLSEGDVVFAVSYSGETPETIDALTCAKASGASTIALTSYGSSTLATLADIPLFSSSLEKGMRRGDMASRIAQLHIIDILFTGMVSTRFGDFIPRLEQSYLNVQHYRNKRGGQL
- the nagB gene encoding glucosamine-6-phosphate deaminase — translated: MNILKFNSDEDFVQTGANLIASLLQSNPKAVLGLATGSSPVGVYAKLVEMHQKGLVSFSKATSFNLDEYIGLPVDHPQSYRSFMNEQLFNHIDIDLGQTHVPNGNAADMEAECLAYDKMLEENGPVDLQILGIGSNGHIGFNEPDANLSSKTHVVDLLEDTREANARFFDSLDDVPRQAVTMGIGGILKARQILLLVRGAGKAEAIRNAVEGPITTQCPASLLQSHPNVIVLVDEGAGKWLK
- the nagA gene encoding N-acetylglucosamine-6-phosphate deacetylase, producing MAEVKKELGKLLFGKVLTPQGLIEQGVIAVSGEQIRYAGEATWLPEAYAHWPADGQASGDLLIPGFVDVHVHGGAGHDFMYSDTESLNTITKFHSSQGTTTMLATTMTASKPAIDQVFAEINAYRSTEMPYTQIAGMHLEGPFISPKWSGAQNPEHIVPANIEWLEQWENDYPGMIRQVTLAPEREGALEAILWLRKHGITAALGHTDASFEEVIAAADAGLNQAVHMFNAMTPLHHRKPGSAGAVLFDKRIRAEIIADGIHVHPAAISIVANLKKDNNLLLITDAMSATGLNDGEYTIGDLPVLVQDGIATLKDNPAALAGSTLTMIRGFRYLIQEVGLSLEEASRAASLTPAISIGMERSIGSLEAGKRGDILRLDADLNLRGVWIGGRQITIQ